In the genome of Parafrankia discariae, the window CGTCACGGACCCCGTCCACGTCCCAGTCCGCACGGCGCAGCAACCGCTGCATCCCGTCCGGGGACCGTTCACCGGCCCGTTCCGCCAGCGTCCACCCGTTCTTGCGGTCCAAACCGGCGACCAGCCCGGACACATACTCACTGGCCCGCCGGCGTGGCTCCGCCCGACCGAACCGGCCCCCGATCCGCCCACACAGCCCGTCCAGCTCGCCAGCCCACGCCTCCACCACCACAACGCAGATCATCCACCACGACCACCAAGTGCCGTTGCAGTACTAGGTACTCCCCTGGATCGGGAGCGGCCTTGTGTCTCTCGTGTGTACCCGGGTCATCGGAGGTTGTTTCTGCTCGTATGGTCGACAGAAGTCTGGTCGATCATGTCAAGGAGGTGGCGGTGAGTGCTTCGCCAGGCGCGGGAGAGACGGCTAGGCTGATCTCCATGGAGCGAGCGGTGCGGCTGACGGCTGTCGTCACGCACGAGGGCGACTGGTACGTGGCGCGGGCTCTGGAGGTCGAGGTGACCAGCCAGGGAGTCAGCGTCGAGGAGTCGCTGGCGAATCTTCGTGAGGCGCTGGAGCTGTACTTCGAGGACCAGCCCTTCCCTGTGACCGCGGCGGACGGCCCCATCGTTGCCCCGCTGGACATCCGCCTCTCGGCGTGACGCCCGCGCTGCCTCGGGTTTCCGGGGCGAAGGTGGTGAAGGCTTTGGGGTGTGCCGGCTTCGAGGAGGTCGCCACGCGTGGCTCGCACTGCAAGCTGCGGCATAAGGAGAACGCTCGGGTCGTGATCGTCCCACTTCATCGGGAGCTGGCGACGGGCACCCTCGCCTCGGTCCTCCGTCAGGCGGGCATCGACGCGGAGGAGCTTAGGACGTTGCTCACCTGAGCCTGACGCGATCCCGGGTGCAAGCTGGACAGGTGACTCTGTCGAAGCGTGCGTCCTGGTTCCTGATCGCGGTGGGTGTGTGGACCTGGGCGATCTGGCCAAATTTGTAGAACATTCACCTATGACCTAGGTACTGGTCGGGTGTCGTAGCCACTGGACGCGGCGGCCCGGTCGGGGGATGAACCCCGGCCGGGGCACCCCCGGTCAGCTCGCGAAGCTGGCGGCCATGCCGGGTTCGTAGCCACCCGCTGGGTTGCGCACGATCACGTTCATCCGATTGGCCGCGTTGATCAGGCCGAGGAGGCAGACGAGGGCCGCGATCTGGTCGTCGTCGTAGTGCTTGCGGATCTGGGCCCAGGTCTCGTCGGATACGCCGAGGTGGGCGTCGGCGAGCCGGGTTCCCTCTTCGGCGAGTGCCAGCGCGGCTCGCTCGGCCTCGGTGAATACGTCTGCCTCGCGCCAGGCGGCGACCAGGTTGAGTCGGGTGGAGGTCTCACCGGCAGCCGCGGCCTCCTTGGTGTGCATGTCGACGCAGAAGCCGCAGCCGTTGATCTGGCTGGCCCGCAGCGACACCAGCTCCTGGGTGGGCTTTGGCAGCGACGACTGGTGGATCACCAGGCTGGCGCTCGCGAACCGCTTGCCGAACCTGGTGGCGAGCTCGTTGCCGAACATGTTGAATCGGGCGTCCATGATGTCGTCCTCACTCGTGGTGTTGCGTGCTGCCGCACTGGACGAACACCAGATGCCAGCGACCCCAGTCCCCGTGACGACGTGGCCTTATGACCTGGACCACATATCACTCCGACCGTCGGCTCGCGATCGGTGGATCAGCTGCCATCGGCCGCGGTCGCGACCGGCCCAGTCGGACGTCCATCGGCGATATCCGGCCCCGCTGTCCACGCTGCCGTCCCGTCGTCGCGTGACGGGGCAGCCGACGGCGGAAGGGCTGCCTGGGTGTCACAAACCGGCGGGGTCTGGCGTCTCATGGCTGGTCCAGCCGCGCGTGAATAGGAGTTGTCCATGGCCGGTACTTCGCCGATGACGCCCGACGCTGTGAGGCCCATGAAGGAGGACGCCTGTCCAGACCCCGCTACCGAGGTGTTCCTCGCCCACCGCAACCTGCTGTTCACGGTCGCCTACGAGATGCTCGGCTCGGCCGTGGACGCGGAGGACATCCTCCAGGAGAGCTGGCTGCGCTGGGCAGGCGTCGATCTCGCCACCGTGCGGGACCAGCGGGCGTACCTGGTGCAGATCACCACTCGTCAGGCGCTGAATCGACTGCGCACGCTTGGCCGGCGCAGGGAGTCCTACGTCGGCCCCTGGCTGCCAGAGCCATTGCTGACCGCGCCCGACGTGGCCGAGGATGTCGCGTTGGCCGACAGCGTCTCCATGGCGATGCTGCTGGTGCTGGAAACGCTTCGGCCGACCGAGCGGGCCGTGTTTGTGCTGCGCGAGGTGTTCGACTTCGGGTACGACGAGATCGCGGCAGCCGTCGACAAGAGCCCGGCCACGGTCCGCCAGATCGCTCACCGGGCGCGGGCGCATGTCGCCGCGCGCCGTCCTTGTGCGGTCGTCTCCGCAGCCGAGACCCGAGGCGCGCTCGACGCGTTCCAGCGGGCGGTCGAGACCGGCGATCTGCAGAACCTGCTGGACATCCTCGCCCCGGACATCGTCCTGCTGGGTGACGGCGGCGGGGTCAAACAGGCCGTGTTGCGCCCGGTCGTCGGAGCGGGCAAGGTAGCCCGGCTGCTAGCCGCCGGGCTGGGCAGGATCGACGCTGTTATGTCGCTGCAGCAGGTACAGGTCAACGGCTACCCGGCGCTGATCCTCCGGCTCGACGGCGAGATCGACAGCGTCGTGGCGGTACGCATCGACGACGGCCTCATCACCGGGCTCTATGCCGTCCGCAACCCCGAGAAGCTGTCGCGCATCGAGCGGGAAACCGCCCTTCGCCGCTGAACGCGGCCAGCGAGTGCGGACAGGTCCAGCCTCACGCGCACTCGGCTTCGGCTGCGGATCCACTGTTCGACACCGCCGTCGAGGTGCCCGGCGACACGCAGTAGATCATGGTGGACAACGTGTCCGAACTCGCGCCCCACACGGAGACCATGGCTGGCGGCCGGTGCGAGGCTGGTGGGGTGACTCTGTCGAAGCGTGCGTCCTGGTTCCTGATCGCGGTGGGTGTGTGGACGTGGGCCATCTGGCCGAATTTCCTCCGGAACATATGGAAGGACGATCGTTCCTGGGATGGCGGCCCGACCGGCTTTTTCACGGTCCATCTGATCTTGACGGTCGTATCCATCGGGATCGGGTCGGCTGTCGGCTGGCTCGGCATCCGAGGGGTGCGCGCGGGCCGTCCCGGTTCTACGGATGATGTTGCCTCCGCCGGCCGGCTGATCAGCCCCGGTCGCTGAGGTCGCTGGCATCTTCCGGATGATCCGGGGGAGACGTCATGCGATTTCGAAGCGTTGTCGCGGGCGGGGTCGTGCTGCTGTGGCTGGCCGGATGCGGCTCGGACGAGAACGGGAAGGTTCCGCCACCCGTGGGGCCGACGTCCGCGGCGGGCCCGTTCGAGACGTTTCAGCGGCGGGCCGCGGTGGGCGCTTTCGTCGCCGCGTTCCGTACGGCGTTCCCCGCCCTGGCCGACGGCCGGTCCGACGAGGCCATCGCCTCGGACGTGACCCACGTCTGTCTGGACGATCTGCGTGACCCGTCCACCGGCGCGGCCGCGACCGACGGGGACGCGGTCGCCCTGCGGCGCATACCGGGCAGGTTCGAGCGGAACGGGATCACCCCGGACCGGACCACGTCGCGGACGATCCTCGCGGTGGCCAGGGGAACGGCGTGCGGCCCGGTGGAGGTCAACGGGAGTCAGCGTCCCGAGCCGCCGGTCGGCCTCGCCCCCCGACAGTCTGATGAATTGCCCGCGACCCTAGCATCAGGGGCGTGACCAGGGCGGGCGCGCGGCCGGTGGCGGCTGAGCTGCTGCCGCACCTGTGCCGGGTCCGTGATCATATCGATCGGCACTACCGGGAGCCGCTCGACCTCGACGTGCTCGCCAGGGTCGGTCGGGTGTCGAAGTTCCATCTGGTTCGCAGCTTCGAGGCGGCCTACGGGGAGACCCCGATCCGCTACGTCACGCGGCGCCGGATCGAGCGCGCGCAGGACCTGCTGCGGCACGCGAACCTCACGGTCACCGAGATCTGCGTGCTGGTCGGGTTCGCGAGCCTCGGGTCCTTCTCGGCTCGTTTCACCCAGCTCGTCGGCGAGAGCCCCACCGCGTACCGCAACCGCTGGGCGGCCCGCGGCGGCCCGCACGTGCCGGGGTGCTACCTGTTCATGCGCGGCCCGATGGACCTGCGGTGCACCTCCGACACGACCTCGGACGGCGCAATCTGAGAGAAGCGACGCCGTGGCCGCGCGGCATACGGTTCTCGCATGATCACAAACATCTCGCTGGTCACGATCTACTGTCTCGACCAGGACAAGGCCCGGGACTTCTACGTCGACGTGCTCGGTTTCGAGCCGCGCGCGGACGTCTCGATGGGCGGCGAGTTCCGCTGGGTCACGATCGGCCATCCCGGTCAGCCCGAGCTCCAGGCGACCCTGATGGTCCCGGGGCCGCCGCTGGATCCGGACGCCGCCGACTTCGTCCGCCGGCAGCTCGGCAAGGGACAGATGGGCGGGCTCGGGCTGCGGGTCGACGACTGCCGCAAGACCTTCGAGGAGTTGAGCGCGAAGGGCGTCGAGTTCCTGCAGGAGCCCGCCGACCGCCCATACGGGGTGGAGGCCGTGTTGCGTGACAACTCCGGCAACTGGCTGGTCCTGGTCGAGCCGAAGACGTTCAGCCCGGAGGACTTCGACTGACGGGTCGCGGACGTCCCGCGCCCGCCGCCGGGCCCACCGCCGGGCCCGCGCCGTGAGTGGCTCCGGCGGCGGCGGGTCGGGAGCTGTCGGTGGGGTCAGGTAGACAGAGGGCATGGTGGATCAGGCGACGGTCGGTGGGACGCTGCGCGATCGGGCGGAGGAGCTGCTCCGGGCGCTGGCCGGGCCGGGCGCGGTTCTGCGTGACGACCAGTGGCAGGCGATCGACGCGCTCGTCAGCGGGCGGCGGCGGGTGCTGCTCGTCCAGCGCACCGGCTGGGGGAAGTCCGCGGTGTACTTCCTCGCCACCGCGCTGCTGCGCGGCCTCGGTGGCCTGGGCCCGGCTGATGCTCAGGCTGGTGCTCCGGTCGATGGGCCGGTCGCCGGCCCGGGCGGGCTCGGCGGCGGGCGCCGGCCCGGCGGCGCCCGGGTGGGGCCCACCGTCATCGTCTCCCCGCTGCTGGCGCTGATCCGCAACCAGGCGGCGGCGGCGTCCCGGGTGGGCATCCGGGCCGGGGAGATCCATTCGGGGAACCTCACCGAGTGGGACGAGGTCTACGCCGCGCTGCGGGCGGGGGAGCTGGACCTGCTGCTCGTCGGCCCCGAACGGTTGAACAACCCGACCTTCCGCGACGAGTACCTTCCGGAGCTCGCGGCCACGACGGGGCTGCTCGTCGTCGACGAGGCGCACTGCATCTCCGA includes:
- a CDS encoding type II toxin-antitoxin system HicB family antitoxin; protein product: MERAVRLTAVVTHEGDWYVARALEVEVTSQGVSVEESLANLREALELYFEDQPFPVTAADGPIVAPLDIRLSA
- a CDS encoding type II toxin-antitoxin system HicA family toxin — its product is MTPALPRVSGAKVVKALGCAGFEEVATRGSHCKLRHKENARVVIVPLHRELATGTLASVLRQAGIDAEELRTLLT
- a CDS encoding carboxymuconolactone decarboxylase family protein; this translates as MDARFNMFGNELATRFGKRFASASLVIHQSSLPKPTQELVSLRASQINGCGFCVDMHTKEAAAAGETSTRLNLVAAWREADVFTEAERAALALAEEGTRLADAHLGVSDETWAQIRKHYDDDQIAALVCLLGLINAANRMNVIVRNPAGGYEPGMAASFAS
- a CDS encoding RNA polymerase sigma-70 factor yields the protein MAGTSPMTPDAVRPMKEDACPDPATEVFLAHRNLLFTVAYEMLGSAVDAEDILQESWLRWAGVDLATVRDQRAYLVQITTRQALNRLRTLGRRRESYVGPWLPEPLLTAPDVAEDVALADSVSMAMLLVLETLRPTERAVFVLREVFDFGYDEIAAAVDKSPATVRQIAHRARAHVAARRPCAVVSAAETRGALDAFQRAVETGDLQNLLDILAPDIVLLGDGGGVKQAVLRPVVGAGKVARLLAAGLGRIDAVMSLQQVQVNGYPALILRLDGEIDSVVAVRIDDGLITGLYAVRNPEKLSRIERETALRR
- a CDS encoding SCO4848 family membrane protein; its protein translation is MVDNVSELAPHTETMAGGRCEAGGVTLSKRASWFLIAVGVWTWAIWPNFLRNIWKDDRSWDGGPTGFFTVHLILTVVSIGIGSAVGWLGIRGVRAGRPGSTDDVASAGRLISPGR
- a CDS encoding helix-turn-helix transcriptional regulator — protein: MTRAGARPVAAELLPHLCRVRDHIDRHYREPLDLDVLARVGRVSKFHLVRSFEAAYGETPIRYVTRRRIERAQDLLRHANLTVTEICVLVGFASLGSFSARFTQLVGESPTAYRNRWAARGGPHVPGCYLFMRGPMDLRCTSDTTSDGAI
- a CDS encoding VOC family protein, translating into MITNISLVTIYCLDQDKARDFYVDVLGFEPRADVSMGGEFRWVTIGHPGQPELQATLMVPGPPLDPDAADFVRRQLGKGQMGGLGLRVDDCRKTFEELSAKGVEFLQEPADRPYGVEAVLRDNSGNWLVLVEPKTFSPEDFD